A window from Lagopus muta isolate bLagMut1 chromosome 5, bLagMut1 primary, whole genome shotgun sequence encodes these proteins:
- the MRPS14 gene encoding 28S ribosomal protein S14, mitochondrial: MAASTLCWALRAARQVLPSQTRGYYVDWRMLRDVKRRKLAYEYADERLRINAIRKNTILPKELQEVADREIAALPRDSCPVRIRNRCVLTSRPRGVKRRWRLSRIVFRHFADHAQMSGIQRAMW; the protein is encoded by the exons ATGGCGGCGTCCACGCTGTGCTGGGCGCTGAGGGCCGCTCGGCAG GTTCTCCCAAGCCAAACGCGGGGCTACTATGTGGACTGGAGGATGCTGCGCGATGTCAAGAGGAGGAAGCTGGCCTACGAGTACGCGGACGAGCGGCTGCGGATCAACGCCATCCGGAAGAACACCATCCTGCCCAAGGAGCTGCAG GAAGTGGCTGATAGAGAGATTGCTGCCTTGCCCCGGGACAGCTGCCCTGTGAGGATCCGAAATAGGTGCGTCCTGACGTCCCGCCCTCGGGGGGTGAAGCGGCGTTGGAGGCTTAGCAGGATTGTTTTCCGCCATTTTGCTGACCATGCTCAGATGTCTGGGATACAGAGGGCCATGTGGTAG
- the LOC125692952 gene encoding calcyclin-binding protein — protein sequence MAAAREELQKDLEEVKELLVKATRKRLRDVLMMEKHKLELEIKSQPLPKPKDVIEEEKSSLGGYTVKINNYGWDQSDKFIKIYVSLNGVQKLPAENVQVNFTERSFDLLVKNLNGKNYTMTFNNLLKPISVEGSSRKIKTDTVLVMCKKKREEKWECLTQVEKESKEKEKAAYDTSDPSEGLMNLLKKMYAEGDDEMKRTINKAWVESREKQSKGDIPMDI from the exons ATGGCTGCTGCGCGCGAGGAG ctgcagaaagattTGGAGGAGGTTAAAGAGCTGCTTGTGAAGGCCACGAGGAAGCGGCTGCGTGATGTCCTGATGATGGAAAAGCACAAGCTAGAGCTAGAAATCAAGAGTCAGCCTCTGCCAAAGCCAAAAGATGTGATAGAGGAAGAAAAGTCATCACTGGGAGGGTACACAGTGAAAATCAACAATTACG GTTGGGATCAGTCAGACAAGTTTATTAAGATTTATGTCTCTTTAAATGGAGTCCAGAAGCTTCCAGCTGAGAACGTGCAGGTGAATTTCACAGAGAG GTCATTTGATCTGCTAGTGAAGAATCTGAATGGAAAGAACTACACCATGACGTTCAACAACCTCTTGAAGCCCATCTCTGTGGAAGGCAGCTCCAGAAAG ATAAAGACAGACACAGTCCTTGTGATGTGTAAGAAGAAGCGGGAGGAAAAATGGGAGTGTCTCActcaagtggaaaaagaaagcaaagagaaaga GAAGGCTGCCTATGACACCTCAGATCCTAGTGAAGGGCTTATGAACCTTTTAAAAAAGATGTATGcagaaggagatgatgaaatgaAGCGCACCATCAAcaaggcctgggttgaaagcagagaaaagcaatccAAAGGGGACATACCAATGGATATTTGA